A region of Lycium barbarum isolate Lr01 chromosome 1, ASM1917538v2, whole genome shotgun sequence DNA encodes the following proteins:
- the LOC132645344 gene encoding serine/threonine-protein kinase RIPK-like: MVGCKIAWKAILPNCFKAKNDNNVVPSEKNVIEICKQINSGHHNRFAISDISTDSRSVFISLDDLSSNAVIGSNLHVFTLDELKLITSNFSSANFLGKGGFGPVHKGFVDDKIKPGLDAQPVAVKLLDLDGNQGHQEWLTEVVFLGQLRHPHLVKLIGYCWENEQRLLVYEYMARGNLEDQLFSRYSSCLPWSTRIKIMVGAAKGLAFLHGEEKTVIYRDFKGSNILLDSDYRAKLSDFGLAKDGPEGDDTHVSTRVMGTHGYAAPEYIMTGHLTSKSDVYSFGVVLLELITGRRAMDKKRPVKKERSLVDWARPMLRDPRKLDGIMDPRLEGQYSTQGAKKVAALAYQCLSHQTRSRPTMSDVVKALEPVLDMKDIPMGPFVYVVPTSKCDKEMEIGEVKTKVDEQKANIKGEKEEEKRDAGENREDSNTRQRGVGHRHKHRLKIDAADFKARI; this comes from the exons ATGGTGGGTTGCAAAATTGCCTGGAAAGCTATTCTACCAAATTGCTTCAAGGCCAagaatgataataatgttgttccTTCAGAGAAAAATGTGATAGAAATCTGTAAACAGATTAATTCTGGTCATCATAATAGGTTTGCTATTTCAGATATAAGTACTGATTCCAGATCAGTGTTTATATCGTTGGATGATCTCTCATCGAACGCGGTTATCGGTTCAAATCTTCATGTATTCACACTTGATGAGCTTAAACTCATCACGAGTAACTTCTCGTCTGCGAATTTTCTTGGTAAAGGTGGATTTGGACCCGTTCACAAGGGGTTCGTTGATGATAAAATTAAGCCTGGTTTAGATGCTCAACCTGTTGCTGTTAAATTGCTTGATTTAGATGGCAATCAGGGCCATCAAGAATGGCTG ACTGAAGTGGTCTTTTTGGGACAATTGAGGCATCCCCATCTGGTGAAATTGATTGGATATTGTTGGGAAAATGAACAGAGACTTCTCGTTTACGAGTACATGGCGAGGGGCAACCTAGAGGATCAACTATTCTCAA GATATTCGAGTTGCTTGCCATGGTCAACCAGAATAAAAATCATGGTTGGTGCTGCAAAGGGACTAGCGTTTCTTCACGGGGAAGAAAAAACAGTAATCTACCGAGACTTCAAGGGTTCTAACATCCTCTTAGACTCG GATTACAGGGCCAAGCTGTCTGATTTTGGGCTAGCAAAGGATGGACCGGAAGGTGATGATACGCATGTCTCGACTCGTGTCATGGGCACTCATGGCTATGCTGCTCCGGAGTACATCATGACTG GTCATTTGACAAGTAAGAGCGATGTGTACAGCTTCGGAGTAGTTCTATTAGAACTAATTACGGGACGACGAGCCATGGACAAGAAACGCCCCGTCAAAAAAGAGCGAAGCCTGGTGGATTGGGCAAGACCAATGCTAAGGGATCCACGCAAACTCGACGGAATAATGGACCCAAGACTTGAAGGCCAGTACTCGACACAAGGAGCAAAGAAGGTAGCTGCATTGGCTTATCAATGCTTAAGCCACCAGACCAGGTCTAGGCCAACTATGAGCGACGTGGTAAAGGCCTTGGAGCCTGTCTTGGACATGAAGGATATACCAATGGGcccatttgtatatgttgttCCAACCTCAAAATGTGACAAGGAAATGGAAATTGGTGAGGTGAAGACTAAAGTGGACGAACAAAAGGCGAACATAaagggagaaaaagaagaagaaaaaagagatgCAGGGGAAAATAGAGAGGATAGTAATACTAGGCAGCGCGGAGTCGGACACAGGCATAAGCATAGACTGAAGATTGATGCTGCTGACTTTAAAGCACGAATTTAA